Within Burkholderia diffusa, the genomic segment TCGTCGAGCAGCAGCAGGCGCGGCTTGCTCATCAGCGCGCGGCCGATCGCCAGCATCTGCTGCTCGCCGCCCGACATCGTGCCGGCCCGCTGCGCCGCGCGCTCCTTCAGGCGCGGAAACAGCTTGAACACGTGCTCGATGCCGTCGTCGATCTCATGACGGCTCGCGAAGAACCCGCCCATCTTCAGGTTCTCGAGCACCGTCAGGCTCGGGAATACGCGTCGCCCCTCCGGCGAGATCGCCATCCCCTGCCGCATGATCTGGTGCGTCGACATCGCGGTGATGTCGGTGCCCTCGAACAGCACGCGGCCCGACGATGCGCGCGGCGTGCCGCACACGGTCATCATCAGCGTCGTCTTGCCGGCGCCGTTGCTGCCGATCAGCGTGACGATCTCGCCCTTGTTCACCTCGATCGACACGCCCGCGAGCGCCTCGACCGCGCCGTAGTGCGTATGGACCTGTTCCAGCTTCAGCATCACTCTTCCCCCAGATACGCCTTGATCACGCGCGGGTCGTTGCGGACCGCTTCCGGCGTGCCGATCACGATCGGCCGGCCGTGCTCCATCACGAGGATGCGGTCCGACACGCCCATCACGAGGCTCATGTCGTGTTCGATCAGCAGCACCGATACGCCGAACTCGCGGCGCAGCTTGTCGATCAGGTGCTGCAGCTCGATCTTTTCCTGCGGGTTGAGACCGGCCGCCGGCTCGTCCAGCATCAGCAGGCGCGGCTCGGTGATCATGCAGCGCGCGATCTCCAGGCGCCGCTGGTGCCCGTACGACAGCGTGCCGGCCGGCCGGTTCGCGACCGACGTCAGGCCCATCCGTTCGAGCCATACGGCCGCGCGTTCGAGTGCTTCCTTCTCCGCACGACGATACGCGGGGGTCGCGAACAGGCCGTGCAGCATCCCCGACTTCACCTTGCGATGCTGCGCGACGAGCAGGTTCTCGACGACCGTCAGCGACTTGAACAGGCGGATGTTCTGGAACGTGCGCACGAGACCCTTCAACGCGATCTTGTGGCTAGGCAGCCCCGCGATCGCGTGACCGTCGAGCACGACGTCGCCGCCGGTCGGCTTGTAGAAGCCGCCGACGCAGTTGAACACCGTGGTCTTGCCCGCGCCGTTCGGCCCGATGATCGCAAACACCTCGTTGCGGCGCACGTCGAAATCGATGCCGTCGACCGCGAGCAATCCGCCGAAGCGCATCTGCAGCCCGGCGACCTTCAACAATTCTGCATTCGCGCTCATTGCGGCAGCTCCACGTGAGGACGGCTCGCGGGCAACAAGCCCTGCGGACGCCACATCATCATCAACACCATCACCAGGCCGAAGATCAGCATCCGGTACTCGGCGAAGCCGCGCGCGACTTCCGGCAGCACGGTCAGCAGGATCGCCGCGAGAATCACGCCAAGCTGCGAACCCATCCCGCCGAGCACGACGATCGCAAGGATCAGCGCCGATTCGATGAAGGTGAACGATTCAGGATTCACGAGGCCCTGACGCGCCGCGAAGAACGCGCCGCCAATGCCCGCGAACGCCGCGCCAAGCGTGAACGCCGACAGCTTGATGCGCGTCGGGTTCAGCCCCAGCGAACGGCATGCGATCTCGTCGTCGCGCAGCGCTTCCCATGCGCGGCCCATCGGCATGCGGATCAGGCGGCTCGTCACGAACAGCGTGAAGCCGACCAGCACCAGCGCGATCAGGTACAGGAAGATCACCATGTGCTCGCCGCTGTATTCCAGCCCGATCAGTTCATGGAACGTCTTCGCGCCCTCGACGCTCGCCGAGCGCGCCATCTCGAAGCCGAACACCGTCGGCTTCGGAATGCTCGAGATGCCGTCCGGGCCGCCGGTGAGGCTCGTCAGGTTGTTCGCGAGCAGGCGAATGATTTCGCCGAAGCCGAGCGTGACGATCGCGAGATAGTCGCCGCGCAGGCGCAGCACCGGGAAGCCGAGCAGGAAGCCGAACGTCGCGGAGGCAATCGCCGCGATCGGCAGACACTCCCAGAACGACAGCCCGAAATACTGGTTCAGCATCGCGTACGTATAGCCGCCGACCGCATAGAACCCGACGTAGCCGAGATCGAGCAGCCCCGCGAAACCGACCACGATGTTCAGCCCGAGGCCGAGGATCACGTAGATCAGCGCGAGCGTCGCGACGTCCACGGCACCGCGCGAGCCGAAGAACGGCCACACGAGCCCGACCGCGAGCAGCACCCAGATGATCGCGCGCTGCTGCTGCGCGCCCATCGCGGGCATCGACGGCAGCTTCACCACGGATTTCGCGCGCACGAGCCACGGCTTGAACAGCTGGAACAGGAACACGGCCGCGACCGCGATCCACACCGGCCGCCAGTGCGGCGTGAGCACCACCTGATAGCCGTCGAGCTTCAGCTGCAGGCCGAGCACCGGAATCGTGAGGATCGCCGTCAGCAGCGCGGCGGCCGCGGCATTCTTCAACGCCTGGCCGATCGACGCGTCGGCGGCCGGGCGGCGAACGGAAATGACTTGACTCATCTGCGTCTCCCTCAAACCTTTTCGATGTCCGACTTGCCGAGCAGGCCGGTCGGGCGGAAGAGCAGGATCAGCACGAGCAGGCCGAACGCGACGACGTCCTTGTACTCGGCCGGCATGTAGCCTGCGGCGAAGGTTTCGGCGAGGCCCAGCAGCACGCCGCCGAGCATCGCGCCCGGAATGCTGCCGATCCCGCCCAGCACCGCGGCGGTGAACGCCTTGATGCCCGCGACGAAGCCGATGTACGGATTCAGCTTGCCGATCGTCAATCCGATCAGCACGCCGCCGACGGCCGCCAGCATCGCGCCGAGCACGAACGTGAACGAGATCACGCGATTCGTGTCGATGCCGAGCAGGTTCGCCATCTTCATGTCCTCGGCGCACGCGCGGCACGCACGGCCCATCCGCGAATGCGAGATGAACAGCGTGAGCGCGATCATCAGCACGAGCGTCACGCAGACGATCAGCAGACGCGCATACGGAATCGTCACGTCGTAGTCGCCGCCGAGGTGGATGTCGAATGCGCCGGAGATCAGCACCGGCACGGACACGTCGCGCGCACCCTGGCCGATCTGCACGTAGTTCTGCAGGAAGATCGACATGCCGATCGCGGAAATCAGCGGCACGAGGCGGGGGCCACCGCGCAGCGGGCGATACGCGACGCGCTCGACCGCGAAGCCGTACAGGCCGGTGACGATCACCGACACGATCAGTGCGGCGCCGAGCACGAGCGGCAGCGGATAGCCGGCGGAGATGCCGATGGCCGTGAGGGTCACGAGGCCCACGTACGCGCCGATCATGTAGATCTCGCCGTGGGCGAAGTTGATCATGCCGATGATGCCGTAGACCATCGAATAGCCGATGGCGATCAACGCATAGATCGCACCCAGCGTCAGGCCGTTGACCAGCTGCTGGGCGAATTGAGGAAAGAAGTCAGTCATGTGCGGGAAGCTCCCGTTGGCGCTGGGTCGCGTGCCGTCGCCGGATCACGGCGTTCGGCCGCGCGCAACGCACGGTGTCGTCTCGGGCCGCCCGTTGGTCGAGCAACGGGCCGATGCTCGACCAATACGCACCCGCCCCGTCCGGGTCTCGGACAGGGCGGGTGCGCGGGCGGATACTCCGTTGTTACTTGGCGGCGGTCTTCGTCGCGTCCTTGTGCCACGTGTAGACGACGAACTTGAACGCCTTCAGGTCGCCCTGTGCGTCATACGCGACCTTGCCGATCGGCGTGTCGAACGTCGTCTTGTGCATGTACGCGGCAACCTTCGTCGGGTCGGTCGTCTTCGCGCCCGCGATCGCGTCGGCGATGATCTTCACCGCCGCGTACGCCGGCATCTGGAACGGGCCGTTCGGGTCGCGCTTCTTGTCCGCGAATGCCTTCACGAGCGCTGCGTTGGCAGGATCGGCCGAGAAGTCGGCCGGCAGCGTGACCAGCATGCCTTCCGAAGCCGGGCCGGCGATCGCCGTCACGTCCTTGTTGCCCACGCCTTCAGGCCCCATGAACGTGGCCTTCACGCCCTGCTCGCGCGCCTGGCGCATCAGCAGGCCCATTTCCGGGTGATAGCCGCCGAAGTACACGAAGTCGACGCCTTGCGACTTCAGCTTCGTGATGATCGCGGAGTAGTCCGAATCGCCGGCGTTGATGCCTTCGAACAGGACGACCGGGATTTTCGCGGCTTCGAGGTCCTTCTTCACCGACGACGCGATGCCCTGGCCGTACGACTGCTTGTCATGCAGGACCGCGACCTTCTTCGGCTTCACGTTGTTGATGATGTAGTGCGCGGCGGCCGGGCCTTGCTGGTCGTCACGGCCGATCGTGCGGAAGATGAAGTGGCGCTTCTTGCCTTCCGTCAGCTGCGGCGCCGTGGCCGACGGCGTGACCATCACGATGCCTTCGTTTTCGTAGATGTCGGATGCGGGGATCGTCGAACCCGAGCACACGTGGCCGATCACGTACTTGATCTTCTGGCTGACGATCTTGTTCGCGACGGCGACGGCCTGCTTCGGTTCGCATGCGTCGTCCATCTGCACGACTTCGAACTTGTTGCCGCCCGCACCGCCGGCCGCGTTGATCTGTTCGATCGCGGTCAGCGCGCCGGCCTTCACCATGTCGCCGTATTGGGCGACCGAGCCGCTCATCGGACCAGCGATGGCGATCTTCACGGTTTCCGCTTGCGCGGCGGCGGCGCCGGCGGCGAACAGCACGGCGGCGACGGAAATGGACGTAAGACGGGACAGCGTCATCTGGGAGCTCCTCGATGTTGTTTAGTCATACGGGCAAAGGCGGCATGACTTGCGCAATCGAACAGCACCCGGGGCGAGGACATGGGACACGCCCGAGACACATGAAGACGGACCTGCGGAGGGATGTTGCGTAGCGGGGCCCGGCTCTTGCAGTCCCCCAAGGGGGACGTCTGGTTCGGAAAGACATCGTGATGCGTCTTGCATTGCGCAAGCGTTTCGCCTGCCCCGCTTGCCAACTGCTCGTTCGGAGGGATGGTCCGACAGCCGTTGGCAAGGCAGTCGAAATTATATGGGGGTTTTTAAATCGTCTGTCAAAAATGCCGCTTCTATGAGGGAAAACACGGAGAAACTTGGCGCGTGCGAGGTGGCGATTCGGGAGCAACTACGGCCGACGGAGAACGTTTGCCAGGGGTGCAATTCGGTTGCGATTTCGGGTGAGCCTGTGAGGTGAGGCCTTGATGGGTTTGGGTTTTCGGCGAATGGCTGTCGCGCGTTGCATGCTTTTTCGGGCGGTTGGGGTCTGATCATCGAAATTCAATCGACTGATGATTGCGTTGGCGTGCAGCGGGGCCGGACGATGCATCCGCGCGGACAATCCTTCTGTTTGCCGACATTCATCCGGCACACGAAAGCTGGTTGTTAATTGTGTAAAATAATGCGGACTCCCTTCAGCAATCCAGCCAGCCTTCCTGCGAGTCGCACCGTCCGCGCTTCGCAGTCGCTTCAGGGCCGCTTCGACGCCCAGTCGTCGCCGAGCCGCCAGCCAGTGATCTGCCGTTTTTTCTCAGTGCATATCACCTGGTTCGGATCCCGATGAATCGCCCTCTCCGATTTTCTTCCGTCGCTGCGCTTGCCTCTGCGCTTTCTGTTTCTATTGCCGACGCTTCGGGCCACGATCCGCTGGTTGATCGCTCCGGCAGTGCCAATGTGTTTCGTGCGGAACGTCGGGCTGTGGTTGGACATGGTGCACGAGCAGCGCAAACGACGCCGCGTGTGAAATTCGCAGCCCCGATTGAACGTAGTCCGTTCGATACGCCGGATACGCGGCCGTTGCGGGTTTCGGGCGATACGCTCGTCAAGCCGCGGCCTTCGGTTGAACACGGGGCTGGCGATTCTGCATGGCCTTCGAATCGCGTCGCGCTCGGCGCGGGCGGCAGCGATAGCTTCGGTCGCGCATTGCCCCGATACGAACAGCGCGCGCAGAACTGGACCGATTATCTGAGGGCCAACGGATCACAAGCGCCTGGCGGCAGGATTTCGTATGCGCCCACGCGCCCTTTCGATGCCGCGCGCGGTTTGCACGGTGCGCCGAATCCGTACGATCCGTCAATGCCGCAGCCGGAGACGCGGACGTTCCATGACAACGGCGCGGGTTCGCATTGCAGGGCGACAGGCGGTGCAGGGGCATCGCGCTCGTCTTTCCATATCGCTTGGTGAGGATGGGGCGATCGGCAACGGCCTCACACAGCATGCGGCGAAATCTCGTTCAGTGTGCATCCGCGCCCTGCTGCGGCTTGCCGTTCCGCACCGAGCCACGCCCCCGTCGACGCATGGAGTTCCGTCATTGGCTCCCTTCCAAACGGCGTGCGACCGATCTTGGCAGGCAACTGAACGCGATCGGTCACGAACACAACGCGCTCGATGCGCACCGCCAAAGGGCGACATCGCATTAGAGCGCCCTCACCTCGGCGAAACCACAATCGCCGCCCGCCGATTCTGCGCGCGCCCGGCCGGCGTCCGGTTATCGCCCACCGGATCATTCTTCCCCTTCGCCACCACCGCGATCCGCTTCCCGTCCAGCCCGACATCCGCAAGCTCGATCGCCACCACCTCCGCCCGCCGCCGGGACAACTCGAGATCGTAGGCAGCGTCCCCTTCCTCGTCGGAGTAGCCGTACACCCGCACCCCGTTGATCCCCGCCGACCTCAACGTCCTGCCGATTCGCTCGACGATCCGCCTGACATCCGGCTTGAGGTTGTACCGGTCGAAATCGAACAGAATCGGCCCGGTCGACCCGAACTCGAACCCCTGCTCGGTCTCCTGGAAGCCGGCCGACTTCAGCGCCGTAACCTGTGTCTGCGTGAGCCCCCGATGAAGCGGCGGCGTCTTGCATCCGCCAAGCAGCAGGCATAGAAGCACCGCGCTCGCGACGCACATCCTCCCAATGCTCACAGGCAACGCGTCATCCATGATCGTCCCCTTCGTGCGCGCCCGCTTCGAGCGCGCTTATTATCCCGCCGCCGCGGCCTCGCCCCGCGACGCGAAACGATAGACATCAAACCCGTCCCGCTACGCCCTCCGCCAGCTGCCACGACCCCGGCCGCGCACGCTTGGCGCGGTACATCGCGGCATCCGCCGCGCGCAGCAAGCCGCTCGCGTCGGACGCATGCTCGGGATACAGCGCAATCCCGGCACTCATCATGGTGGCCACCATGCGTCCGTCGGGCAGTTCGATCGACGGCACCATGCCGGACAAGATCTCGTCGGCGATCCGGGACGCGCTGTCCGTATCGCGCACGGCCGTCAGCATCACCGCGAATTCATCGCCGCCCAGCCGGGCGACGAGATCGGTCTCGCGCACCTGCGTGCGCAACCGCGCCGCGACGCCGATCAGCACCGCGTCGCCCGCATCGTGGCCAAGGCCGTCGTTGATTTCCTTGAAACGATCGCAGTCGAGATACAGGATGGCGACGCGCTGGCCCGTCACGACGGCGTCGCAGAGCGCAACCGACAGACGCGACTCGAACTGCACGCGGTTGGGCAGCCCCGTGAGCGCGTCGTGCGTCGCCTTGTGTTCGAGCGACGCGTTCTCGTCGCGCAGCGTGTTCTGCCAGTCTTCGAATTCGTCGAGCAACGCGTTGAAGTCGTCGCCAAGATCGTTCAGTTCGGCGATCGCCACCGGCTCGACGCGACGCGCGAATGCGCGCTCGCGCCGCACGGCGTGCGCGACGCCGGCCAGCGCGCGCAGCGGCGCAACGATGTTGCGCAGCAAACGCTTCGAGCTGACATACGCGCCCAGCACGCTGACGGCGAGGCCACCGAGAATGCCGCCGATGCTGCCGATCAGGAATCCAAAAAACTGATGCCCGCGACCGCGTACGATGACCTGGCCAATGACGATGCCGTCGTGCATCACCGGTGCGCTCACGGGCCCGGGCAGCGCCAGCGTGGCGACGTCGCGCTCGAGCCGGGCGATCCGGCCTTCGGCCGGCAGTTTCCACGTCGCGAACAACTGGCCTCTGCCATCGGTGACCACCACCTGCGCGACGTCCTCGTCGTTGGCGATCATCGCGATCGCCTCGTTCGCCGCGACGCGGTCGCCGAACACGAGGGCCGCCTCGACCGTGTAACCGAGCGAGCGCGCCAGCAGGTTCAGGTTGTTGCCGGCGTACGCGCGCAACGCAATCACGGCGACGACGATCAGCGACACGGCGGCCATCGCGACCGCGACGAACGCGAGACGAAAATGGGCGCGGCGCAACACGCTCTGCAGCGTCGGGCGCGACACACGCGAAGGCGAAATGGAGGGCGCGGAACGTGTCATGGCGTCAGCGTCCGCCGCGCGAGATTGAGCACGTTCGGATGCACGCGCACGCCGCTGCGCGCGACGGCATCGAGATTGATGTCGAACGTGACGTGTTCGCCTTCGACCGTGAGACAGAACATGCTGCCCGCGGTGCATGACGGATCGTGTTCGGCGATGGTCAGCACCGGATGGCCGGCCAGCGCGGTTCTCACCCGCTTTCGCTCATCGTTTCCGAGCGCGCCGAGATACACGACGTCGCACGCGAGGCCGAGCGCGGGATCGTCGACGCGGACGCGCTGCACGTCGAGCACGGTCGAGCCGGCCTGCATCGTGTCGGTCAGGTCGCCGGCGTAGTCGGGCCTGCCCGTCACGCACAGATGCAGCCGGACGGGCGTCGTCGGCCAGCGCGTGAAACTGACGATGCCGAGCACGACCTGGCGCACGGCGGAGTCGTGTGACGAAAAGGCGGGGCTGGTCGGGCCGACGGGCGTCGCGGCGGCGGCGAGCTGCACCGCGTCGTTCGGTGCGCCGGTATCGGCCGGCGCACCGGCAGGGACGGCCGGGGCAACGCTCAGAACGCAAACGATTGCGATGAACGCGTGGCGCAACCTGGCGACTCGGCCCGACCGGCCGGACGCCATCCGTGCGGCGATTGCCGCCGCGCCCGCTGGCGTCGATGCGGCCGCATGACTCGCGGCCGCCGCGCAAACACTCGCATCCATGATGGAAACATCAGCTGCAGTCGTTCCCCGCCTTGCCTCCCGCCTGCCGTGCGCGCGCAGGCACCGTGTCGCGCGCACGAATGCTTCCATCTTAGGTAAAAATCTGCATCCCGAACCAGTGGGATACACCCGCGACTCGCGTCGGAAAGTATGCGGAATCGGTGCTGTTCGCGCCGATGCGACGCCGGTAATTGATCAGCTGACAGTACGACCGTGCGGGTCAAACTTCATACGTTCCGCAGCGGCGCACATCGACTTGCGCGATCCGGTCCGGAACACCTGCCAGTTCGTGTGCTCCACGGACATGGCGAGTTCGGACGAAGGGCTCGAATGCGATCAAGTCACCCGGTCTCCAGATACTCCATCGCTCCGGGCGAGGGAGCGCAATTCGCACATCACCGCGTTCACGAGTATCCTTGCTGATTCATTCGATTGCAGTTCCGGACACCGGCCGACGCGCTCGTCGCCGACTTCGAGTGTCGATCATCAACCGTCTATTTCGCGTTCCCTCCATGGACTTCGACGTCATCGTTCTAGGCGCGGGCATCATCGGCGTCTCCGCCGCACTGCACCTGCAGGATCGCGGCCGCAAGGTCGCCCTCGTCGACCGCGGCGCACCCGGCGAAGGCACAAGCTTCGGCAATGCGGGGCTGATCGAACGCTCATCGATCGAACCGTATCCGTTCCCGCGCAGCCCGTTCACGCTGATGCGCTACGCGCTCAACCGCTCCACCGATCTCTACTGGCACAGTGCGTCGCTGCCCGCGTTCGCGCCGTGGCTCGCGCGTTTCTGGTGGGAATCGGCGCCGCTGCGTCACGCCGCGGCCTCGCGCGACATGCTGCCGCTGATCGAACGCTGCATCGTCGAGCACGATGCGCTGATCGCGCGCGCCGGCGCCGGTGAACTGGTGCGCGCGAGTGGCTGGATGGAAGCGTTCCGCACGCCGGCCGCGTTCGAACGCGCGGTCGCCGATGCGGGGCTCACTGCGCGCCGCCACGGGCTCGGCATCACGCCGCTCGATGCCGCGGCACTTCGCGCCCGGGAACCGAGCCTTGCCGCCGGCTTCTGCGGCGCGCTGCACTGGCTCGATCCGAAAAGCGTCGTCGATCCGTCCGCGCTCGTCAAAACCTATGCGCAACTCTTCGTGCAAGGCGGAGGCACGCTGCTCACCGGCGATGCCGCGAGCCTCGACGCGCTGTCGCCCGGCTGGCAGGTCACGACGGACGAAGGCGGGATCGCCGCGCCGGCCGTCGTCGTCGCGCTCGGCCCGTGGTCCGACACGGTGTTCGGCAAGTTCGGCTACAAGATTCCGCTGCGCGAGAAGCGCGGCTATCACATGCACTACGCGCCGTCCGAACGCGGCACGCCGTCGGCGCCGATCGTCGATCGCGAATACGGCTACGTGATCGCGCCGATGCGGCGCGGATTGCGGCTGACCACCGGCGTCGAGATCGCGCGGCGCGGCCTGCCGCCAACCGGCGTGCAGCTCGATCGCGCGGAACGCATCGCACGCCCGGTGTTCGGCTTCGGCGAACGGCTCGACCCGCACCCGTGGCTC encodes:
- a CDS encoding YfiR family protein → MDASVCAAAASHAAASTPAGAAAIAARMASGRSGRVARLRHAFIAIVCVLSVAPAVPAGAPADTGAPNDAVQLAAAATPVGPTSPAFSSHDSAVRQVVLGIVSFTRWPTTPVRLHLCVTGRPDYAGDLTDTMQAGSTVLDVQRVRVDDPALGLACDVVYLGALGNDERKRVRTALAGHPVLTIAEHDPSCTAGSMFCLTVEGEHVTFDINLDAVARSGVRVHPNVLNLARRTLTP
- a CDS encoding NAD(P)/FAD-dependent oxidoreductase, whose amino-acid sequence is MDFDVIVLGAGIIGVSAALHLQDRGRKVALVDRGAPGEGTSFGNAGLIERSSIEPYPFPRSPFTLMRYALNRSTDLYWHSASLPAFAPWLARFWWESAPLRHAAASRDMLPLIERCIVEHDALIARAGAGELVRASGWMEAFRTPAAFERAVADAGLTARRHGLGITPLDAAALRAREPSLAAGFCGALHWLDPKSVVDPSALVKTYAQLFVQGGGTLLTGDAASLDALSPGWQVTTDEGGIAAPAVVVALGPWSDTVFGKFGYKIPLREKRGYHMHYAPSERGTPSAPIVDREYGYVIAPMRRGLRLTTGVEIARRGLPPTGVQLDRAERIARPVFGFGERLDPHPWLGFRPCTPDMRPVIGPAPAHRGLWFSFGHNHHGLTLGPVSGRLLAEMMTGETPFTDPTPYRADRF
- a CDS encoding high-affinity branched-chain amino acid ABC transporter permease LivM yields the protein MSQVISVRRPAADASIGQALKNAAAAALLTAILTIPVLGLQLKLDGYQVVLTPHWRPVWIAVAAVFLFQLFKPWLVRAKSVVKLPSMPAMGAQQQRAIIWVLLAVGLVWPFFGSRGAVDVATLALIYVILGLGLNIVVGFAGLLDLGYVGFYAVGGYTYAMLNQYFGLSFWECLPIAAIASATFGFLLGFPVLRLRGDYLAIVTLGFGEIIRLLANNLTSLTGGPDGISSIPKPTVFGFEMARSASVEGAKTFHELIGLEYSGEHMVIFLYLIALVLVGFTLFVTSRLIRMPMGRAWEALRDDEIACRSLGLNPTRIKLSAFTLGAAFAGIGGAFFAARQGLVNPESFTFIESALILAIVVLGGMGSQLGVILAAILLTVLPEVARGFAEYRMLIFGLVMVLMMMWRPQGLLPASRPHVELPQ
- the livH gene encoding high-affinity branched-chain amino acid ABC transporter permease LivH: MTDFFPQFAQQLVNGLTLGAIYALIAIGYSMVYGIIGMINFAHGEIYMIGAYVGLVTLTAIGISAGYPLPLVLGAALIVSVIVTGLYGFAVERVAYRPLRGGPRLVPLISAIGMSIFLQNYVQIGQGARDVSVPVLISGAFDIHLGGDYDVTIPYARLLIVCVTLVLMIALTLFISHSRMGRACRACAEDMKMANLLGIDTNRVISFTFVLGAMLAAVGGVLIGLTIGKLNPYIGFVAGIKAFTAAVLGGIGSIPGAMLGGVLLGLAETFAAGYMPAEYKDVVAFGLLVLILLFRPTGLLGKSDIEKV
- a CDS encoding ABC transporter ATP-binding protein, whose amino-acid sequence is MLKLEQVHTHYGAVEALAGVSIEVNKGEIVTLIGSNGAGKTTLMMTVCGTPRASSGRVLFEGTDITAMSTHQIMRQGMAISPEGRRVFPSLTVLENLKMGGFFASRHEIDDGIEHVFKLFPRLKERAAQRAGTMSGGEQQMLAIGRALMSKPRLLLLDEPTLGLAPLVIAQIFDIIRTIRDEGVTVFLVEQNANKALGVADRGYVLETGRVVLADTGANLLANDRIKQAYLGG
- a CDS encoding branched-chain amino acid ABC transporter substrate-binding protein yields the protein MTLSRLTSISVAAVLFAAGAAAAQAETVKIAIAGPMSGSVAQYGDMVKAGALTAIEQINAAGGAGGNKFEVVQMDDACEPKQAVAVANKIVSQKIKYVIGHVCSGSTIPASDIYENEGIVMVTPSATAPQLTEGKKRHFIFRTIGRDDQQGPAAAHYIINNVKPKKVAVLHDKQSYGQGIASSVKKDLEAAKIPVVLFEGINAGDSDYSAIITKLKSQGVDFVYFGGYHPEMGLLMRQAREQGVKATFMGPEGVGNKDVTAIAGPASEGMLVTLPADFSADPANAALVKAFADKKRDPNGPFQMPAYAAVKIIADAIAGAKTTDPTKVAAYMHKTTFDTPIGKVAYDAQGDLKAFKFVVYTWHKDATKTAAK
- a CDS encoding diguanylate cyclase domain-containing protein, with product MTRSAPSISPSRVSRPTLQSVLRRAHFRLAFVAVAMAAVSLIVVAVIALRAYAGNNLNLLARSLGYTVEAALVFGDRVAANEAIAMIANDEDVAQVVVTDGRGQLFATWKLPAEGRIARLERDVATLALPGPVSAPVMHDGIVIGQVIVRGRGHQFFGFLIGSIGGILGGLAVSVLGAYVSSKRLLRNIVAPLRALAGVAHAVRRERAFARRVEPVAIAELNDLGDDFNALLDEFEDWQNTLRDENASLEHKATHDALTGLPNRVQFESRLSVALCDAVVTGQRVAILYLDCDRFKEINDGLGHDAGDAVLIGVAARLRTQVRETDLVARLGGDEFAVMLTAVRDTDSASRIADEILSGMVPSIELPDGRMVATMMSAGIALYPEHASDASGLLRAADAAMYRAKRARPGSWQLAEGVAGRV
- a CDS encoding OmpA family protein → MDDALPVSIGRMCVASAVLLCLLLGGCKTPPLHRGLTQTQVTALKSAGFQETEQGFEFGSTGPILFDFDRYNLKPDVRRIVERIGRTLRSAGINGVRVYGYSDEEGDAAYDLELSRRRAEVVAIELADVGLDGKRIAVVAKGKNDPVGDNRTPAGRAQNRRAAIVVSPR
- the livG gene encoding high-affinity branched-chain amino acid ABC transporter ATP-binding protein LivG, translating into MSANAELLKVAGLQMRFGGLLAVDGIDFDVRRNEVFAIIGPNGAGKTTVFNCVGGFYKPTGGDVVLDGHAIAGLPSHKIALKGLVRTFQNIRLFKSLTVVENLLVAQHRKVKSGMLHGLFATPAYRRAEKEALERAAVWLERMGLTSVANRPAGTLSYGHQRRLEIARCMITEPRLLMLDEPAAGLNPQEKIELQHLIDKLRREFGVSVLLIEHDMSLVMGVSDRILVMEHGRPIVIGTPEAVRNDPRVIKAYLGEE